One window of Misgurnus anguillicaudatus chromosome 13, ASM2758022v2, whole genome shotgun sequence genomic DNA carries:
- the LOC129431428 gene encoding specifically androgen-regulated gene protein: protein MSSNTRSFLAQVSRQESRACFHRLNITFPSSQEDLNPTEIFKYHSFFKCAMPKSDSWPGVISKEPMSGMDSAGSCDSMISINSTFSDDSLEHLSAEEKACLMFLEETIDSLDVEDDSGLSNDEPDRPSYITAGKMTQHPSIHHNKLEAHGDPNKVLGKDHRPSQRYLVPTPLLVATGNAKMDTRPGELSPKAKPAVFIDSPDGLRSTPDHHQTALAALQRAGSSKVAPAKPSIEPSREEADLPPSFIPEPPTRARKSESKHSPPKSLDTKNHKGVTPEMLLGWIPPPSDFMDEPEKKRDPQHSQMNLSVVDGPPEWTPEIPKIKRHSYGGSVKPEVIKPQSIEKSRASLSKNDIENLRQKALMKKTPLTPVMIAQHSAADYPRTPSPSSEHPPSEPKIPPPVAPKQKLPSNIILKSHKESGAANPLLSPTDRTLMDQQKVHKEALRKLGLLKSDEVDSRPVSTAQSPSFKSKDLSPVSPRSPPVYPTSPTVEPLQDRSRSSTLGDIHLRTDSTKHRDMLETALQKPPARPYEIKSASLGRTGVGLNSVVVGPRTQASNSDVTNVELSPGQLRKSRARPHSSGSVKDVDIDHLANKSTKSLHAASALPTQPAGDAQKMPRFNGISVVISPHGKNGENRREALKKLGLLKDGNSH from the exons ATTGAACATCACTTTTCCATCATCACAAGAGGATCTTAATCCGactgaaatatttaaatacCACTCTTTCTTCAAATGTGCGATGCCAAAAAGTGACAGCTGGCCAGGGGTCATTTCAAAGGAACCCATGTCTGGTATGGACAGTGCAGGAAGCTGTGATAGCATGATCAGCATCAACTCTACTTTT AGCGACGACAGCCTAGAGCATCTCTCGGCAGAGGAGAAAGCATGTCTTATGTTTCTGGAGGAGACCATTGACTCTTTAGATGTGGAGGATGACAGCGGACTGTCTAATGATGAGCCCGACCGCCCCTCTTACATCACAGCAGGAAAAATGACTCAGCACCCATCCATCCACCACAACAAACTGGAGG cCCATGGGGACCCAAATAAAGTCTTGGGAAAAGATCACAGACCATCTCAGAGGTACCTTGTGCCGACTCCATTACTCGTTGCCACTGGAAATGCCAAAATGGATACTAGACCTGGTGAATTATCTCCAAAAGCGAAACCTGCAGTGTTCATTGATTCACCTGATGGGCTCAGATCAACCCCTGACCATCACCAAACAGCGCTGGCAGCTTTACAAAGAGCAGGATCTTCGAAAGTAGCACCTGCTAAACCGAGTATTGAACCTTCAAGGGAGGAAGCTGACCTGCCACCTTCTTTCATACCAGAACCTCCAACAAGAGCTCGCAAATCAGAGTCTAAACACAGTCCACCGAAGAGTTTAGATACCAAGAATCACAAGGGCGTTACTCCAGAGATGCTGTTGGGTTGGATTCCTCCACCTTCAGACTTCATGGATGAACCAGAAAAGAAGAGAGACCCTCAACATTCACAGATGAATCTTTCTGTTGTTGATGGACCACCAGAATGGACTCCTGAAATCCCAAAAATAAAACGACACTCTTATGGTGGATCTGTCAAGCCAGAGGTGATCAAACCACAGAGTATTGAAAAGTCAAGAGCATCATTGTCTAAAAATGACATTGAAAACTTGCGGCAGAAGGCCTTGATGAAGAAAACACCTCTGACGCCGGTGATGATTGCGCAACATTCTGCAGCGGACTATCCAAGGACACCTTCGCCATCCTCCGAGCATCCTCCAAGTGAACCCAAAATCCCACCGCCTGTGGCACCCAAACAAAAACTCCCTTCTAATATTATCCTCAAAAGTCACAAAGAAAGCGGAGCTGCAAATCCTCTACTCTCACCGACCGATCGCACCCTGATGGATCAACAGAAGGTTCATAAGGAGGCTTTGAGAAAACTAGGCCTGTTGAAAAGTGATGAGGTCGATTCAAGGCCCGTCTCTACTGCTCAGTCGCCATCATTCAAATCCAAAGATCTGAGTCCAGTGTCCCCTCGTAGTCCACCTGTGTACCCAACATCTCCTACTGTGGAGCCTCTGCAGGACCGATCCAGAAGCTCCACATTAGGGGATATCCACCTACGAACAGACTCGACAAAACACAGAGACATGTTGGAAACCGCTTTACAGAAGCCGCCGGCACGACCCTACGAGATCAAATCGGCATCCTTGGGCAGAACAGGCGTGGGTCTTAACAGCGTTGTCGTGGGACCCAGAACCCAGGCTTCGAACTCAGACGTGACCAATGTCGAGTTATCACCTGGACAGTTACGAAAAAGCCGAGCTCGACCTCACTCCAGTGGAAGTGTGAAGGATGTCGATATTGACCATTTAGCTAATAAATCCACCAAATCGCTCCACGCTGCTTCAGCTCTGCCCACACAGCCAGCCGGTGATGCCCAAAAGATGCCGCGGTTCAATGGGATAAGTGTGGTAATTTCTCCGCACGGAAAGAATGGAGAGAACCGGCGTGAAGCTTTGAAGAAACTGGGATTATTGAAGGATGGTAATAGTCACTAA